From Trueperella pecoris, a single genomic window includes:
- a CDS encoding DUF6541 family protein — protein MSLWLAEIPRFAAILAVFYIPGFILAQIVHRQTLILRVAIAPAWSAGAVGLLSLLYGILGVAWTPWNALIGYAVLLGFVFTATMLVRRRLGAVVSIPYEPGHKPVQSPPSLWQLALPALIFGLIAALPILRTVPPNGLIQGGDSQFHIGLLWKMIGDGLASPLMASAGMMGLNPSPGFYPTAWHALLATVTPQASQALVTANVMLIVAPVLWIFSIMSLTWALTKDRAATWWALAASGLVPMALIRLELITTLWPFVVGMALMPGVLAVAVREAPTITPLWKRSRLGAVAMVALRTIPALGLLVFHPSTFLPVAVAVWLWALIYSARHMWKEWRHEGCDRYRLGAWGGAVFFLIAMPQLVYTSAYASLFQLHRLPQVSFSGLPTKLIATATMYSPGGGLENFVFYIAVFIVTSFAALTVWRTRRYRLLVIAWGAQVLVVLACYIPMPIFNRLTSLYYNVPTRGLVGEAVFLVPMVAVAATTWMKWLSRKRRVLHTTTVSLGASALVFVALTSVSYRANAQASYEMVYPTSRGVRFLASAPEIALIKRAAQLPADSYILGDPAAGASLIEIASNRRVVWPYPGLEQGQDDKYLAERFNQIHYNPRVCEIVRQYGITHFYKDRPGWYNSSYTAARRPGLYQVDTEKGFTFVDRGGTAAIYSIDMCYDPTWKPEKWPAPASARYEALPGQPSIW, from the coding sequence ATGTCGTTATGGCTGGCTGAGATCCCGCGGTTTGCCGCGATACTTGCTGTATTCTATATCCCAGGTTTCATTCTTGCGCAGATTGTTCACCGTCAAACGTTGATTCTTCGCGTAGCGATCGCACCTGCATGGAGTGCCGGTGCGGTCGGGTTGCTGAGTCTGCTTTACGGTATTTTGGGTGTGGCATGGACGCCGTGGAACGCACTTATCGGATATGCGGTGCTTCTTGGCTTTGTGTTCACGGCGACGATGTTAGTCCGACGCCGTCTGGGTGCCGTTGTGTCGATTCCTTATGAGCCTGGACATAAGCCAGTGCAATCACCACCGTCCTTGTGGCAACTGGCTTTGCCCGCACTCATTTTTGGTCTGATTGCAGCACTCCCCATTCTTAGAACCGTCCCGCCAAACGGACTTATTCAAGGCGGCGATTCCCAGTTCCACATTGGTCTGCTATGGAAAATGATCGGTGATGGCCTAGCTTCACCGCTGATGGCAAGTGCCGGGATGATGGGGCTCAATCCATCACCAGGTTTTTATCCAACGGCGTGGCATGCCCTTCTTGCTACGGTCACCCCACAGGCAAGCCAGGCTCTAGTTACGGCCAACGTCATGCTGATTGTCGCGCCGGTTTTATGGATTTTTTCCATCATGTCGCTGACCTGGGCACTGACGAAGGATCGAGCTGCGACGTGGTGGGCTTTGGCTGCTTCGGGACTCGTGCCCATGGCACTCATTCGTCTTGAACTCATCACCACTCTGTGGCCGTTCGTAGTGGGAATGGCGCTCATGCCTGGAGTGCTGGCAGTGGCAGTCCGTGAGGCGCCGACTATAACACCTTTGTGGAAGCGCTCGCGCCTCGGCGCCGTGGCCATGGTAGCTTTGCGAACGATACCTGCCCTGGGCCTGTTGGTATTTCATCCTTCGACATTCCTTCCTGTCGCTGTGGCGGTGTGGCTGTGGGCACTTATCTATTCCGCCCGCCATATGTGGAAAGAATGGCGTCATGAGGGATGTGACCGCTATCGTCTCGGTGCATGGGGAGGAGCGGTGTTTTTTCTCATCGCTATGCCCCAGCTGGTTTACACCTCGGCGTACGCCTCGCTCTTCCAGCTACATCGCTTGCCGCAAGTTTCCTTCTCGGGCCTGCCGACCAAGCTGATAGCGACTGCGACGATGTATTCACCTGGTGGTGGCCTTGAGAATTTTGTATTCTACATTGCCGTTTTCATCGTGACCTCATTCGCGGCCCTGACGGTTTGGCGCACGCGCCGCTACCGTTTATTGGTGATCGCATGGGGCGCCCAAGTCCTAGTGGTGTTGGCATGCTACATTCCAATGCCTATTTTCAACCGGTTAACTTCGCTATATTACAACGTCCCCACCCGTGGGCTTGTGGGAGAGGCAGTCTTCCTCGTACCGATGGTGGCGGTTGCTGCCACAACGTGGATGAAATGGCTTTCTCGCAAGCGGCGCGTCCTGCACACGACAACGGTGAGCCTTGGGGCGTCGGCTCTCGTTTTCGTGGCGCTGACCTCGGTCTCATATCGCGCCAATGCGCAGGCTTCCTACGAAATGGTTTACCCAACCTCACGCGGAGTCCGATTCCTCGCCAGCGCTCCCGAGATCGCGCTCATCAAACGGGCCGCACAATTACCCGCGGATTCCTATATTCTTGGTGATCCGGCTGCCGGCGCATCGCTGATCGAGATTGCATCGAACCGACGTGTGGTGTGGCCATATCCCGGCCTTGAACAGGGTCAAGATGACAAGTACCTTGCCGAGCGCTTCAACCAAATCCATTACAACCCGCGCGTGTGCGAAATCGTACGCCAATACGGTATTACTCATTTTTATAAGGATCGTCCGGGCTGGTACAACTCGAGCTATACGGCAGCCCGCCGGCCAGGCTTGTACCAGGTTGACACAGAAAAGGGCTTTACATTTGTTGATCGGGGCGGAACCGCCGCGATCTACTCAATCGACATGTGCTATGACCCGACGTGGAAGCCGGAAAAGTGGCCAGCCCCGGCGTCTGCCCGATACGAGGCGCTGCCCGGCCAGCCCTCGATCTGGTAA
- the wecB gene encoding non-hydrolyzing UDP-N-acetylglucosamine 2-epimerase, with translation MQILSVVGARPQFVKLAPISHECERVGITHTIVHTGQHYDPLLSDVFFAELNIPAPDEHLGVGSGSHGLQTGAMLSKLDEILDKYRPDWVLVYGDTNSTLAAALSAVKLHYPIAHLEAGLRSFNRAMPEEHNRVLTDHAADVLLAPTQVAADHLAHEGLAERTVVVGDVMTDVLLEELSKLDPSHSPVAVELGLAAGSYLLATIHRAENTDDPQRLAAIISSLQQAPDPIVILAHPRLVAKCADHGLPLEGGNLRVHAPLPYADLLASAMHAKGIVTDSGGLQKEAFLMRVPCTTVRTETEWVETVELGWNVLAEPGQQLAEAIARPRPAATEAAPYGTGDAAQKVVAELIKRAK, from the coding sequence ATGCAGATTCTAAGCGTCGTCGGCGCACGTCCCCAATTCGTTAAACTCGCCCCCATTTCTCACGAATGCGAGCGTGTGGGCATCACTCACACTATCGTCCATACAGGTCAGCACTATGACCCGCTCCTATCGGACGTATTTTTCGCTGAGCTGAACATCCCAGCGCCCGATGAACACCTCGGCGTCGGCTCGGGCTCACATGGCCTCCAGACGGGCGCCATGCTCAGTAAGCTTGATGAGATTCTTGACAAGTACCGCCCGGACTGGGTCCTCGTTTATGGAGACACTAATTCGACCCTCGCGGCAGCCCTCAGCGCGGTTAAACTCCACTACCCGATCGCCCACCTCGAAGCCGGCCTGCGCTCGTTCAACCGCGCGATGCCCGAAGAACACAACCGTGTTCTGACCGATCACGCCGCAGACGTCCTGCTCGCTCCCACCCAGGTCGCCGCCGATCATCTCGCTCACGAGGGCTTGGCCGAGCGCACCGTAGTTGTCGGTGACGTGATGACGGACGTGTTGCTCGAAGAACTGTCCAAGCTCGATCCTAGCCATTCCCCGGTTGCCGTCGAGCTCGGCTTGGCTGCCGGTTCCTACCTGCTGGCCACCATCCACCGCGCCGAGAACACCGACGATCCGCAGCGCCTGGCTGCCATTATTTCCTCCCTGCAGCAGGCTCCGGATCCGATCGTTATCCTTGCCCACCCTCGCTTGGTGGCTAAGTGTGCCGACCATGGGCTCCCGCTCGAGGGCGGTAACCTCCGTGTCCACGCCCCGCTCCCCTACGCCGATCTCCTCGCGAGCGCCATGCACGCCAAGGGGATCGTCACCGACTCGGGCGGGCTGCAGAAGGAAGCGTTCCTCATGCGCGTGCCGTGTACGACCGTGCGCACCGAGACCGAGTGGGTCGAGACGGTCGAGTTGGGCTGGAATGTGTTGGCCGAGCCTGGACAGCAGCTCGCTGAAGCAATCGCGCGCCCGCGCCCGGCCGCTACCGAGGCCGCCCCTTACGGCACCGGCGACGCTGCCCAAAAGGTCGTCGCTGAGCTGATCAAGCGTGCTAAGTAA
- a CDS encoding glycosyltransferase family 4 protein — MSEGTVKAVIASRIFTPEPAAASFRLRALAREIVSRGGTVDVLTTTAPSAVPDTLSEPGITVRRAPVLRDSEGYVRGYAQYMSFDIPLFFRLLVMKRPDVIICEPPPTTGFFTRIAAAIRRIPYVYYAADIWSDAADSSAPKPVVKLLRFVETWAMRGATEVITVSDAVADRLRQLGVAHITVATNGIDTDVFTLEGPEADPRPGVRYFVYAGTASEWQGADVFAKAMKIVHREEPDVKLCYLGQGSSSQTIAQIAQEMPEGVVTQIGRVAQAEAAAWQRHAAGALVSIKPGLGYDFAMPTKVYSALSTGTPVVYAGPGPLRGPIASANLGEVVDYDADAVAAAMLAVVRAPRDTRERVRLRQWVIDHHSLAATARAAYGGVEKAMR, encoded by the coding sequence ATGAGTGAGGGAACTGTGAAGGCCGTCATCGCATCAAGAATTTTCACACCGGAACCTGCCGCGGCAAGCTTCCGGTTGCGCGCGCTCGCCCGGGAGATTGTCAGCCGTGGCGGAACGGTTGACGTTCTCACGACGACGGCGCCATCAGCTGTCCCCGATACTCTGTCCGAGCCCGGAATCACCGTTCGTCGTGCCCCAGTGCTGCGCGACTCCGAGGGCTATGTACGAGGCTATGCCCAATACATGAGTTTTGACATTCCGCTCTTTTTCCGTCTGCTGGTCATGAAGCGTCCTGATGTAATCATCTGTGAGCCGCCACCAACAACGGGTTTCTTCACACGGATCGCGGCAGCGATCCGGAGAATACCCTATGTTTACTACGCGGCTGATATCTGGTCGGATGCGGCTGATTCGTCCGCACCCAAGCCCGTCGTCAAATTGCTACGCTTTGTGGAGACGTGGGCGATGAGGGGGGCAACTGAGGTAATCACAGTTTCCGATGCCGTAGCTGATCGTCTCCGCCAGTTAGGCGTCGCCCATATCACCGTGGCTACCAATGGTATTGATACCGACGTGTTCACCCTCGAGGGCCCTGAGGCAGATCCCCGTCCTGGTGTGCGCTATTTTGTTTACGCAGGGACGGCCTCAGAGTGGCAAGGTGCCGATGTGTTTGCCAAAGCGATGAAGATTGTCCACCGGGAGGAACCTGACGTGAAGCTCTGTTACCTCGGTCAGGGAAGCTCGTCGCAGACAATTGCACAGATTGCGCAAGAGATGCCTGAGGGCGTCGTGACACAAATTGGACGTGTTGCGCAGGCAGAAGCTGCAGCGTGGCAACGGCACGCTGCAGGCGCACTTGTCTCAATCAAACCTGGGTTGGGGTACGATTTCGCAATGCCCACGAAAGTGTATTCTGCTTTGTCGACCGGAACTCCTGTCGTTTACGCAGGTCCTGGACCGCTACGTGGGCCAATTGCCAGTGCGAACTTAGGTGAAGTTGTCGATTACGATGCGGACGCAGTCGCGGCCGCCATGCTTGCGGTTGTGCGAGCTCCCCGAGATACACGGGAGCGAGTCCGCTTGCGTCAATGGGTAATCGACCACCATTCGCTAGCAGCCACAGCCCGCGCCGCATACGGCGGTGTTGAGAAAGCAATGCGTTAA
- a CDS encoding DUF6541 family protein: MIVGAFALALLVLVVGPGYLLARTIHVRPAIALVAAPGMTLAFVGVVSLAFHVMGVRWQLAHVGYAFLAVTLVAVTLDALAKMIGWRNHSEAAECWSARWSWADTGLACVAVAVLVLPAVVLIDFGMPSAQADPMFHYNAIHAIHHHGDASILGAMQANYGIQTIATTYPATWHAIIALVADGSTAIVASHAFAYLVLPLLWVGSIGFFARVTLPRHAALLVPLISACLVYFPTFLILFRGFWPNALAFTQVPAVLGLIVLAWRQFSSSGSLWMAARSAFILFILMGGLGLTHPSAVFSVLWSLVPGCLYALGVTWHHGSPLQRRRVFSVTIMLVLAISLLCAHPIVRGYLLRKHPRQWSTAERWATLRMSLADMPLVVPIVGALVLLILAVFVVICVRSVWKSAPIRWVVLAWFAQWLLVFGAYVDGNIFSHAAGIWYHDPKRLLAIQTIFTATIVAAFLAKVGAQSRKKFIVLASSLTLIATGMQLVLYHNGGQPPIGQTKMMTQADYDFFSHLDSYVPKGSLVLGDPASGLGYAPVVSGVDTVYTQVNRTAVDRDGTYLVAYFDEIHTDPSVCSVLSHYGIGYFYQVDDFVFQKRARSLRWPAFYAVDTSHGFTKVATTERGTLWKITMCDAAPAVNWWDTQRRRHPLITPARFSEKAEEAQRRS; encoded by the coding sequence ATGATAGTTGGCGCCTTCGCCCTTGCACTGCTTGTGCTGGTCGTCGGACCCGGCTACCTTTTGGCGCGGACCATACACGTAAGGCCCGCCATCGCCCTAGTAGCCGCCCCGGGGATGACGCTCGCATTTGTCGGCGTCGTCAGCTTGGCGTTCCATGTCATGGGTGTGCGCTGGCAACTGGCACATGTAGGATATGCCTTCCTAGCTGTGACACTTGTTGCGGTGACCTTAGACGCACTGGCCAAAATGATAGGTTGGCGCAATCACTCAGAGGCAGCCGAGTGCTGGTCGGCAAGGTGGTCGTGGGCAGACACGGGTTTGGCGTGCGTCGCCGTGGCTGTTCTCGTGCTACCGGCGGTTGTCTTAATTGATTTCGGGATGCCAAGTGCACAAGCCGACCCGATGTTCCATTACAACGCCATCCATGCCATCCATCACCATGGTGACGCTTCGATACTTGGTGCGATGCAAGCCAACTACGGTATTCAGACTATCGCAACCACTTATCCAGCGACCTGGCACGCTATCATCGCTCTTGTCGCTGATGGAAGCACAGCGATCGTCGCTTCCCATGCCTTCGCGTATCTTGTCCTTCCCCTGCTTTGGGTGGGCTCAATTGGTTTCTTTGCACGCGTCACCCTTCCTCGCCATGCAGCGCTACTCGTTCCGCTTATTTCCGCATGCCTTGTTTATTTCCCCACCTTCTTGATCCTTTTTCGAGGGTTTTGGCCTAATGCCTTGGCTTTCACCCAGGTGCCTGCCGTGCTGGGCCTAATTGTTCTCGCTTGGCGTCAGTTTTCTTCTTCAGGGAGCCTATGGATGGCCGCGAGATCCGCTTTTATCCTCTTCATCCTCATGGGGGGTCTAGGGCTAACTCACCCATCGGCTGTTTTCTCTGTTCTTTGGTCCCTAGTGCCAGGTTGTCTCTACGCGCTCGGCGTCACCTGGCATCATGGGAGTCCGCTACAGCGTCGACGCGTGTTCAGTGTAACTATAATGTTGGTGCTGGCGATCAGCCTCTTGTGTGCACATCCCATCGTACGTGGTTACCTTCTACGTAAACACCCGCGGCAGTGGAGCACCGCTGAACGCTGGGCCACGTTACGAATGAGCTTGGCTGATATGCCATTGGTTGTGCCGATTGTGGGAGCTCTCGTTCTACTTATTTTGGCAGTTTTTGTAGTTATCTGCGTGCGTTCGGTGTGGAAGAGCGCGCCGATCCGCTGGGTGGTGCTGGCTTGGTTCGCGCAGTGGCTCCTCGTATTTGGTGCCTATGTTGATGGCAATATCTTCTCCCACGCCGCTGGAATTTGGTACCACGACCCTAAGCGACTTCTCGCCATCCAGACGATCTTTACGGCCACCATTGTTGCAGCATTCCTGGCAAAGGTTGGTGCCCAATCAAGGAAAAAGTTCATTGTGCTCGCCAGTTCTCTCACTCTTATCGCTACCGGGATGCAACTAGTGCTGTATCACAACGGGGGCCAGCCACCCATCGGTCAGACCAAAATGATGACGCAGGCGGACTACGACTTTTTCTCACACCTCGACAGCTATGTGCCTAAAGGATCCCTTGTTTTAGGTGACCCCGCCTCAGGGCTGGGGTATGCTCCGGTTGTATCTGGAGTTGATACCGTTTATACCCAGGTGAATCGCACGGCAGTTGACCGGGATGGAACTTACCTCGTCGCCTATTTTGATGAGATTCATACTGACCCTTCTGTTTGTTCGGTCTTGTCCCACTACGGTATCGGTTACTTCTATCAGGTTGATGATTTTGTCTTTCAAAAGCGTGCGCGATCTTTACGTTGGCCTGCTTTCTACGCAGTTGATACCTCTCATGGCTTCACTAAAGTCGCCACTACTGAACGCGGCACGCTATGGAAGATCACCATGTGCGATGCGGCTCCAGCCGTTAACTGGTGGGACACGCAACGACGTCGTCATCCTCTCATCACACCCGCGAGGTTTAGTGAAAAGGCTGAAGAAGCCCAACGGCGCTCTTAG